A section of the Streptomyces sp. CG1 genome encodes:
- a CDS encoding RNA-guided endonuclease InsQ/TnpB family protein: MRTGRSYLLDLSPEQEEMCEEFGSICRSVWNTALEQRREYRRRGAWMNYAPQCAELADAKREHPWLKAAPSHALQQTLKDLDRACRDHGTFRVRWRSKARWSPSFRFPDAKQISVERLGRKWGRVKLPKLGWVRLRWSRPLGGEIRSATVSQKAGRWYVSFLVDDQAATGAKHAMPGTAVGIDRGVVAATTSDGDFHDRVFITAGEIIRYRRLQQRLARSKRGSANRRKTVAAMGLIVSRVSHRRGDFCAQTAARIAAKNCLVVLEDPRIKNMSASAVGTADAPGLRVAQKRGLNRAILDKGWHRLELALTNAARYTGTVVVKVNPAYTSQQCSACGFVTEDNRESQSVFACKAPGCGHRAHADVNAAINIKNAAGHAVSACGDLAVRRSVKQEPVSRATGRTPS; encoded by the coding sequence ATGCGGACCGGTCGCAGCTACCTGCTCGACCTCTCGCCCGAACAAGAGGAGATGTGTGAGGAGTTCGGGAGCATCTGCCGGTCGGTGTGGAACACAGCTCTGGAGCAGCGCCGGGAGTACCGGCGGCGCGGGGCGTGGATGAACTACGCGCCGCAGTGCGCCGAGCTGGCCGACGCCAAGCGTGAGCACCCGTGGTTGAAGGCGGCACCGTCGCACGCATTGCAGCAGACGCTCAAGGACCTGGACCGGGCCTGCCGGGATCACGGCACGTTCAGGGTGCGGTGGCGGTCGAAGGCACGTTGGTCGCCGTCGTTCCGGTTCCCCGACGCCAAGCAGATCAGCGTGGAGCGGCTGGGGCGCAAGTGGGGCCGGGTCAAGCTGCCGAAGCTGGGCTGGGTCCGCTTGCGCTGGTCGCGCCCCCTCGGCGGTGAGATCCGCTCCGCGACCGTGTCCCAGAAGGCCGGACGCTGGTACGTGTCCTTCCTCGTGGACGACCAGGCCGCCACTGGCGCCAAGCACGCCATGCCCGGTACAGCCGTGGGCATCGACCGGGGTGTCGTCGCGGCGACCACATCCGACGGCGACTTCCACGACCGGGTGTTCATCACGGCTGGCGAGATCATCCGGTACCGGCGTCTGCAACAGCGTCTCGCCCGGTCGAAGCGCGGCAGTGCGAACCGGCGCAAGACGGTCGCGGCCATGGGTCTGATCGTGTCCCGGGTGTCGCACCGGCGCGGGGACTTCTGCGCGCAGACCGCCGCCCGGATCGCCGCGAAGAACTGCCTGGTGGTCCTCGAAGACCCGCGGATCAAGAACATGTCGGCCTCCGCGGTGGGAACGGCAGACGCTCCCGGCTTGCGCGTCGCCCAGAAACGGGGCCTGAACCGAGCCATCCTCGACAAGGGATGGCACCGCCTCGAACTCGCCCTCACCAATGCCGCCCGGTACACGGGCACGGTCGTAGTGAAGGTCAACCCTGCCTACACGTCACAGCAGTGCTCCGCCTGCGGCTTCGTCACCGAAGACAACCGAGAGAGCCAATCGGTCTTCGCGTGCAAAGCCCCAGGCTGCGGACACCGCGCCCACGCCGACGTGAACGCGGCCATCAACATCAAAAACGCGGCAGGACATGCCGTGTCAGCCTGTGGAGACCTCGCCGTCAGGCGGTCCGTGAAGCAGGAACCCGTAAGCCGGGCGACCGGCCGAACCCCCTCATAG
- a CDS encoding BPL-N domain-containing protein, with translation MPHTSSEHHPLALVYRGPAALPDCPEAVADLLASGPWNLDVRYTGPREALPLSAESLSQAVLYAQPGGGSLDSAYRVLAPQRRAIRDFVHAGGHFLGFCLDGYLAGATPGFGVLPGDTDQTSPLPGRRSTTRTPPWSR, from the coding sequence ATGCCCCATACGTCCTCGGAACACCACCCGCTGGCCCTCGTCTACCGTGGACCGGCCGCCCTGCCCGACTGCCCCGAGGCAGTCGCGGACCTCCTCGCCTCCGGCCCCTGGAACCTGGACGTCCGCTACACCGGGCCCCGCGAGGCGCTCCCGCTCTCGGCCGAATCGCTTTCCCAGGCCGTGCTGTACGCCCAGCCCGGCGGCGGCAGCCTCGACTCCGCCTACCGCGTCCTTGCCCCACAGCGCCGGGCGATCCGCGACTTCGTCCACGCCGGTGGGCACTTTCTGGGCTTCTGCCTGGACGGTTATCTCGCCGGAGCCACACCGGGCTTCGGCGTCCTGCCCGGCGACACCGATCAGACATCGCCACTGCCGGGGCGACGGTCCACGACGAGGACTCCACCGTGGTCCCGGTGA